CCCTGGGTGATCTCGGGGGCTATGAACAGAGCCGCTTTCGACACCTACATCGCCACCCAGTTGGCGCCTACCCTTGGCCCTGGTGACGTCGTCATTCTCGACAATCTCTCGACACACAAAAGCGCCAAGGCCGCCGAGGTCCTGGGAGAGTTCGGCGCTCGGTTCCTCTTCCTGCCACAATACTCGCCCGACTTGAACCCCATCGAAAAAGCCTTCTCAAAGCTCAAGGCGCACCTGCGGGCCGCCACCGCGCGCACCTTCGACGAGTTGTGGCAGTCCATCGGCGATATCTGCCTCCTCTTCGAGCCACAAGAGTGTAGGAACTACTTCATGGCAAGTGGTCATGCGTCCGATTAAACGCACGGTACTCTAGAGCCGAACAACCGGCCGGCGCGAAACCAGGGCGAAGCGGCTGCCCAGCAGCAGGGCCGCGGCGACGACGCCGCCGAACATGCCCAGCATCAGGCCCGGGGCGCCGACCCCCAGCCTGAAGACCAGCAGTCCGGCCAGCGGCACGCCCACCAGCCAGAAGGCGACGGCATGCATGATCACCGGCATCCAGACATCGCCAGCGCCCCGAAGCGCGCCCATCAGCACGCCCTGAGCACCGTCCCAGATCAACAGCCAGCCGGCCACCACGACGGTCGGCACGGCCAGCGCCAGAACCTCGGCGTCGCTTGAGTAGATGGCCACCAGGGCGGCCGGCCAGATCTCGAACAGGAGCGCGATTAGGGCCATCAGCAGGATCACCAGGCCGACCCCGGTCCAGCCCGCCCGGGCCAGGCCCGGGCCGTCGCCCCGGCCCACCGCGTTGCCCACCCGGATGGCCGTGGCGGTACCCAGGCCGACGGCGCCCATGAAAGCCATGGCGATCAGGTTCTGGGCGATCTGATAGCCCCCCAGTGCCGCCGTGCCGAGATATCCCGCCATCAGCACCAGGGTGGCAAAGGCGCTGGCCTCGAGGCCCTGGGCGAAGCCGAAGGGATAGCCGATGCGGCGCAGCGTGGTTCCCCGCGACCAGTCCACCGGAGCGCCCTGGCGGACGCCGTATTTGCCGCTGCCGGGCATGACATAGGCGTAGCTCACGAGGGCCGCAAGGACCAGCCAACGCACCCCGCTGGTGGCCAGAATGGCACCTTCGGCGCCCATCTCGGGCAGCCCCCAATGGCCGTAGATGAAAAGCCAGTTGAGGCCGGCGTTGACCAGATTGGCGGCCAGCATCACCAGCATGCCGGGCAAGGGCCGGTTGATGCCCTCGAGGAAAAGCGACGTCGTCGCCCCCATCAGCACCGCCGGCATGCCCCAGGCGAACATCTCCAGCACGCCGCCGCCGCCGCGCGCCAGGTCGGCGTCTTGGCCGATGAGCAGCAGGAATTGTTCGCCACCCAGGCAGAGCACAGCCATGACCAGGCCCAACACCGCCGCGTGCGACAGCGCCAGGCGCCAAACATTGCCGCAGACCGCCTTCTCGCCGGCCCCGTCGGCCTGCGCCACCAGCACCGCCGTGCCGTAGAGCATGCCGATGCCGACCAGCAGCAGCATGACCTGGGGCGCCGCGGCAATGCCGAGATAGGCCAGCTCAATCTTGCCGGCGTGCCCCGTCATGGCGATGTCGACCGCCACCATCAGCAGGATGCCGGCGCGGGCGACGATGACCGGCAATGCCAATTGCAAGGTGCGCGAGAGGTGCTGGCGGATGCTTAGGCTGGGCGGGGTGTCGGTCATGGCGGCTCGGTCAGGGCGGCGGCCGCTGC
This DNA window, taken from Alphaproteobacteria bacterium, encodes the following:
- a CDS encoding transposase, producing PWVISGAMNRAAFDTYIATQLAPTLGPGDVVILDNLSTHKSAKAAEVLGEFGARFLFLPQYSPDLNPIEKAFSKLKAHLRAATARTFDELWQSIGDICLLFEPQECRNYFMASGHASD
- a CDS encoding MATE family efflux transporter, which codes for MTDTPPSLSIRQHLSRTLQLALPVIVARAGILLMVAVDIAMTGHAGKIELAYLGIAAAPQVMLLLVGIGMLYGTAVLVAQADGAGEKAVCGNVWRLALSHAAVLGLVMAVLCLGGEQFLLLIGQDADLARGGGGVLEMFAWGMPAVLMGATTSLFLEGINRPLPGMLVMLAANLVNAGLNWLFIYGHWGLPEMGAEGAILATSGVRWLVLAALVSYAYVMPGSGKYGVRQGAPVDWSRGTTLRRIGYPFGFAQGLEASAFATLVLMAGYLGTAALGGYQIAQNLIAMAFMGAVGLGTATAIRVGNAVGRGDGPGLARAGWTGVGLVILLMALIALLFEIWPAALVAIYSSDAEVLALAVPTVVVAGWLLIWDGAQGVLMGALRGAGDVWMPVIMHAVAFWLVGVPLAGLLVFRLGVGAPGLMLGMFGGVVAAALLLGSRFALVSRRPVVRL